In one Paraburkholderia megapolitana genomic region, the following are encoded:
- a CDS encoding AI-2E family transporter — MIQRPSSQDPHSPSRAQMQQIASAILYGVLVVLALWVVHNFIPAVVWAAVIAIALWPAMRAIEGHRLFKGRTTLISIVLTTAVGLLVVLPIGLGITQAAREAHDLIVWTRTIQENGVPLPAFVEHLPFGAQQISAWWQANLAQPLNASPAMKGLHGQAVVTFGRHFGARAAHGLLVFGFTLVTLFVIFQAGPRLSGALLKGARRAFGADGAQILQRMAGAVRGTVTGLVVVGLGEGALLGVAYAIAGVPHATLLALVTAVAAMLPFCAPIVFGGAALWLFAVQGAVAGAIGVAAFGVVVVFVAEHFVRPVLIGNSTRLPFLLVLFGILGGAETFGLLGLFIGPALMTVLVVLWKDWVQ, encoded by the coding sequence CGTCGTCGCAAGACCCTCACTCTCCCAGTCGTGCCCAGATGCAGCAGATCGCGTCCGCGATTCTGTACGGCGTGCTGGTCGTGCTCGCGTTATGGGTCGTGCACAACTTCATTCCCGCGGTGGTCTGGGCCGCCGTGATCGCGATTGCGCTGTGGCCTGCGATGCGGGCAATCGAAGGGCACCGGTTGTTCAAAGGGCGCACGACGCTAATCTCGATCGTGCTCACGACAGCCGTCGGGCTGCTCGTCGTGCTGCCCATCGGTCTCGGGATCACCCAGGCGGCGCGCGAGGCGCACGACCTGATCGTCTGGACCCGCACCATCCAGGAAAATGGTGTGCCGCTACCTGCCTTCGTCGAGCATCTGCCGTTCGGCGCGCAGCAGATCAGCGCCTGGTGGCAGGCCAATCTCGCGCAGCCGCTGAATGCATCGCCGGCCATGAAAGGGTTGCACGGTCAGGCGGTGGTCACGTTCGGCCGGCATTTTGGCGCGCGCGCCGCGCATGGCTTGCTGGTGTTCGGCTTCACGCTGGTCACGCTGTTCGTGATCTTCCAGGCCGGGCCGCGCCTGTCGGGGGCGTTGCTGAAGGGCGCGCGCCGGGCGTTTGGCGCCGATGGCGCGCAGATCCTCCAGCGCATGGCCGGTGCGGTGCGCGGTACCGTGACGGGGCTCGTGGTGGTCGGGCTCGGCGAAGGAGCGCTGCTCGGTGTTGCCTATGCCATTGCCGGCGTGCCGCATGCGACGCTGCTCGCGCTCGTCACCGCGGTGGCGGCCATGCTGCCGTTTTGCGCGCCGATCGTATTCGGCGGCGCCGCGTTGTGGCTCTTTGCCGTGCAGGGGGCGGTTGCCGGCGCGATCGGTGTCGCGGCATTCGGCGTGGTCGTCGTGTTCGTCGCCGAGCACTTCGTGCGGCCGGTGCTGATCGGCAATTCGACGCGCCTGCCGTTTCTGCTGGTGCTGTTCGGCATCCTGGGCGGCGCCGAGACATTCGGTCTGCTCGGGCTTTTCATCGGCCCGGCGCTGATGACAGTACTCGTCGTGCTGTGGAAGGACTGGGTGCAGTAG
- a CDS encoding OpgC domain-containing protein yields MQTSSSRLIELDFFRGLVLLVIVVDHIGGSILSRFTLHAYALCDAAEVFVFLGGFATATAYAALAERRNEAIARQRFLRRALEIYRAFLITAALMLLVSAVLVALSIDAPNMTTDDLNEFISAPLAGLRDIVLFRRQPYLASVLPMYTFFALTAPAILPLARRKPWLLLAGSVALWAVARPLQGYLPAVEDAHWDFNPFAWQLLFVLGALARYQPVYQRVAAHRFGWLVSLAALAIVIAAAYYKIFIESSLPDGSLKQNLSWLRVGNFLAIAWLVANLIRMGIAKKLAQWLPWVGLVGRKGLLCFIAGAVISLVVDSLLYTVTDGYLNIPLGLLADAIAVSALLLVAKASVPLGRVLAPRVRIPA; encoded by the coding sequence ATGCAAACGTCGTCTTCCCGTCTGATCGAGCTGGATTTTTTTCGTGGACTCGTACTGCTGGTCATCGTGGTCGACCATATAGGCGGCAGCATTCTGTCGCGCTTCACGCTGCATGCGTATGCGCTGTGCGATGCGGCTGAAGTGTTCGTGTTCCTCGGTGGTTTCGCAACGGCGACCGCTTATGCCGCACTCGCCGAACGACGCAACGAGGCCATCGCGCGGCAGCGTTTCCTGCGGCGCGCGCTCGAAATCTATCGTGCGTTTCTGATCACCGCGGCCCTGATGCTGCTGGTCAGCGCGGTACTGGTTGCGCTCAGCATCGACGCGCCGAACATGACCACCGACGACCTCAACGAGTTCATCTCCGCACCGCTCGCCGGGCTGCGCGACATCGTGCTGTTCAGACGCCAGCCGTATCTCGCATCGGTACTGCCGATGTACACCTTCTTCGCGCTGACCGCGCCCGCCATCCTGCCGCTCGCACGCCGCAAGCCCTGGCTGCTGCTCGCGGGCAGCGTCGCGCTGTGGGCCGTGGCGCGACCGCTGCAAGGCTATCTGCCAGCCGTCGAAGACGCGCACTGGGACTTCAATCCGTTTGCCTGGCAGCTGCTGTTCGTGCTGGGTGCGCTCGCGCGCTATCAACCCGTGTACCAGCGGGTTGCCGCGCATCGATTTGGTTGGCTCGTGAGCCTCGCGGCGCTCGCCATCGTGATCGCGGCGGCGTACTACAAGATATTTATCGAAAGCTCGCTGCCTGATGGCAGCCTCAAGCAGAACCTGTCGTGGTTACGGGTGGGGAATTTTCTGGCGATCGCGTGGCTCGTCGCGAACCTGATCCGCATGGGCATCGCGAAGAAGCTCGCGCAGTGGTTGCCGTGGGTCGGCCTGGTCGGGCGTAAGGGGCTGCTGTGTTTTATCGCGGGCGCGGTGATTTCGCTCGTCGTCGACTCGCTGTTGTATACCGTCACCGACGGTTATCTGAACATACCGCTCGGGCTGCTGGCCGATGCCATCGCGGTCAGCGCGCTGCTACTCGTGGCAAAGGCCTCGGTGCCGCTCGGCCGCGTGCTGGCGCCGCGCGTGCGCATCCCCGCCTGA